A single region of the Sulfitobacter geojensis genome encodes:
- a CDS encoding NAD-dependent succinate-semialdehyde dehydrogenase translates to MSKIETMNPATEEAINSYPKMSQEQAFDAVEACHAAFLEWRKKSHEERAPYLRAIAEKLRENKDELVELMTREMGKLLKDGKTEVELCAQIFEYSADHGADMLGDEERVHGDGKRGVVTFQPIGVIYSIQPWNFPLYQPVRVLAANLIAGNGCILKHASICTGSGLRLRELCIEAGLPEDLFQVVLIGHDVSDKLIEHKLVRGVTMTGSDGAGRHIGATAAKALKKTVLELGSNDAYLVLEDADIETAVKFSVIGRLYNNGETCVSAKRFVVADKVYDAFVEAFVAKMSEIKMGDPMEEGTKLGPLSSIEQFETVRDQVKESVANGAKVLCGGEVPDRTGAYYPATVLGDVKPGMPAYDDEIFGPVASVIRAKDDEDAMRIANDSRYGLGGGIFCKDEEHALKLAREHFDTGMVRINSFGAADPNMPFGGVKDSGYGREHGGFGMKEFVNAKAVYLPS, encoded by the coding sequence ATGTCAAAGATCGAAACAATGAACCCGGCCACAGAAGAGGCCATCAACAGCTACCCCAAGATGTCGCAGGAACAGGCGTTTGATGCGGTCGAAGCCTGTCATGCAGCGTTTCTGGAGTGGCGCAAGAAATCACACGAAGAACGCGCGCCGTACCTCAGAGCGATTGCCGAGAAGCTGCGCGAGAACAAGGACGAGCTGGTAGAGCTGATGACCCGTGAGATGGGCAAGCTGCTGAAAGACGGCAAAACCGAGGTCGAGCTGTGCGCCCAGATTTTCGAATACAGCGCGGATCACGGCGCCGATATGTTGGGCGATGAAGAACGCGTGCACGGTGACGGCAAACGTGGTGTGGTCACATTCCAGCCCATCGGCGTGATTTATTCCATTCAGCCGTGGAACTTCCCCCTGTACCAGCCGGTACGGGTGCTGGCGGCAAACCTGATCGCTGGTAACGGTTGTATCCTCAAACACGCCTCTATCTGTACCGGTTCCGGTCTGCGTTTGCGTGAATTGTGCATTGAGGCGGGCCTGCCGGAAGACCTGTTTCAGGTTGTTCTGATTGGCCACGACGTGAGCGACAAACTGATCGAACACAAGCTTGTGCGCGGCGTCACCATGACAGGCAGCGATGGCGCTGGCCGTCACATCGGCGCGACAGCTGCAAAAGCATTGAAGAAAACCGTGCTGGAGCTGGGGTCAAACGACGCTTACCTCGTTCTTGAAGACGCCGACATCGAAACCGCTGTAAAGTTTTCGGTCATTGGGCGGCTGTATAACAACGGCGAAACCTGTGTGTCCGCAAAACGCTTCGTTGTGGCTGACAAGGTCTATGATGCCTTTGTAGAGGCATTCGTCGCGAAGATGAGCGAAATCAAGATGGGCGATCCGATGGAGGAAGGCACCAAGCTGGGGCCACTGTCGAGCATCGAGCAGTTCGAGACTGTCCGCGATCAAGTCAAGGAAAGTGTCGCAAACGGTGCGAAAGTGTTGTGCGGCGGCGAAGTGCCGGACCGGACGGGTGCCTATTACCCCGCGACCGTGCTGGGCGACGTGAAACCCGGTATGCCAGCATATGACGATGAAATTTTCGGGCCGGTCGCCTCTGTCATCCGCGCAAAGGATGACGAAGACGCGATGCGGATTGCGAACGACAGCCGATATGGCCTGGGCGGCGGCATCTTCTGTAAGGATGAAGAGCACGCGCTGAAGTTGGCGCGCGAGCATTTCGACACCGGCATGGTGCGCATCAATTCGTTTGGTGCCGCAGACCCCAATATGCCCTTCGGCGGCGTAAAAGATTCCGGCTACGGCCGCGAACATGGCGGCTTTGGCATGAAAGAGTTCGTGAACGCCAAGGCCGTGTACCTGCCGTCCTAA
- a CDS encoding alpha/beta fold hydrolase produces the protein MARFTTSDGLAIHYTDEGSGLPILCLAGLTRTEADFDYVTPHLSGNRLIKMDYRGRGQSDFDPDWQNYALPVECRDVLELLAHLGLEKVAVLGTSRGGLNAMGLAAAAKDRLLGVALNDVGPVIEPAGLDMIRHYIGRPPAAKTHADAAAAMARAFPEFRDVPDSRWMAEAEKHYVQTDTGLAITYDPHLRDAVLAAMDGPDVDLWPFFDALAGLPLACIWGEGSNLLSEATVREMQSRRPDMILGSVPGRGHVPFLDEPQSIAALHKWIGEMQ, from the coding sequence ATGGCGCGGTTCACCACCTCTGACGGGCTGGCGATCCACTACACGGACGAAGGGTCCGGCCTGCCAATCCTGTGTCTGGCCGGCTTGACGCGCACCGAAGCGGATTTTGATTACGTCACCCCGCATCTGTCCGGTAACCGTTTGATCAAGATGGATTATCGTGGGCGCGGGCAGTCGGATTTCGATCCTGACTGGCAAAACTATGCGCTGCCGGTTGAATGCCGTGACGTGCTGGAGCTGCTGGCCCATCTGGGGCTGGAAAAGGTGGCGGTGCTGGGCACCTCACGCGGCGGGCTGAATGCCATGGGGCTGGCCGCTGCCGCCAAGGACCGCCTGTTGGGGGTGGCCCTGAATGACGTCGGACCGGTGATCGAACCCGCAGGGCTGGACATGATCCGCCACTACATCGGTCGCCCGCCGGCGGCGAAAACCCATGCAGACGCCGCCGCCGCCATGGCACGCGCCTTTCCAGAATTTCGCGATGTGCCTGACAGCCGTTGGATGGCGGAGGCCGAAAAGCACTACGTGCAGACCGATACCGGTCTTGCCATCACATATGATCCGCATCTGCGCGACGCGGTACTGGCCGCCATGGACGGACCTGACGTTGATCTTTGGCCGTTCTTTGATGCTTTGGCTGGTTTGCCGCTGGCCTGTATCTGGGGCGAAGGATCAAACTTGCTGAGCGAAGCGACCGTGCGTGAGATGCAATCGCGCCGGCCTGATATGATCCTCGGCTCTGTCCCGGGGCGGGGCCATGTGCCGTTTCTGGACGAACCCCAGTCGATAGCTGCCTTGCACAAATGGATCGGAGAAATGCAATGA
- a CDS encoding adenylate/guanylate cyclase domain-containing protein has translation MATAHVLIADITGSTSLYDRLSDQDALAQISTILAQMRSIIEDNGGHCVKSQGDDTLSFFGDAESAFKAARSMIQADWGEGLGVHAGAHCGDVLSQDSDIYGDAVNTAARLAALAKPGEVLVGDTVFEQLTAPLQALFVSMGGVKLKGKRDATRVHSFAVSDLSTQTVLFGMKDSPIGPRTESAVLSCDAQEWSLLDGESVMVGRSSDCQAVVEHPWVSRKHGIFELRAAQLEYTDHSSSGSTVITSGGQEYTLQRRSMLLSGEGVVLVGTRDKTVSSSIIRYSTNDLVPDQ, from the coding sequence ATGGCCACGGCCCACGTCCTGATTGCCGATATTACCGGCAGCACAAGTTTGTATGACAGGCTATCCGATCAGGACGCTTTGGCGCAGATCAGCACGATTTTGGCGCAGATGCGCAGCATCATCGAAGACAATGGCGGACACTGCGTGAAATCGCAGGGCGACGACACGCTCAGCTTTTTCGGCGATGCCGAAAGCGCCTTCAAAGCGGCGCGATCGATGATTCAGGCGGATTGGGGCGAAGGGTTGGGTGTGCATGCCGGTGCCCACTGCGGGGATGTTTTAAGTCAGGATTCAGATATTTACGGGGACGCCGTGAACACCGCCGCGCGTCTGGCGGCACTGGCCAAACCCGGCGAGGTACTGGTCGGCGATACGGTTTTTGAACAGCTGACTGCGCCTTTACAGGCGCTTTTTGTCTCGATGGGGGGCGTGAAGCTGAAGGGCAAACGCGACGCGACGCGGGTGCATTCCTTCGCCGTCAGTGATCTGTCCACACAGACCGTTTTGTTCGGGATGAAGGACTCGCCCATCGGGCCGCGCACTGAATCTGCGGTGCTGAGTTGTGATGCGCAGGAGTGGTCCCTGCTGGATGGTGAAAGCGTGATGGTGGGGCGGTCGTCAGATTGTCAGGCGGTGGTGGAGCATCCTTGGGTCTCGCGCAAGCACGGTATTTTCGAGCTGCGGGCCGCACAACTGGAATATACCGATCACAGTTCCTCGGGCAGTACGGTGATCACATCAGGCGGGCAGGAATATACGCTGCAACGCCGTTCGATGCTGTTAAGTGGCGAAGGCGTGGTGTTGGTCGGCACACGTGACAAAACCGTCAGCAGCTCGATTATTCGTTATAGCACGAATGATCTTGTGCCGGATCAATAG
- a CDS encoding haloacid dehalogenase type II codes for MPITTCVFDAYGTLFDVGAAARQAAAEPDFAAIKDDWMALAEHWRQKQLSYSWLRAVAGAHTDFWEVTENGLDWALEKTGHARDPELRERLLALYWELQAYREVPEMLTRLKAAGLNTAILSNGSPEMLEGAVRSAGIEGVVDVSLSVQSVGIFKPDSRVYDLVGGHFGCEKSEVLFVSSNGWDAAAATGYGFTTAWVNRAGDPMDRLPWSPKHVLTDLTGIPALAGI; via the coding sequence ATGCCCATCACCACATGTGTTTTCGACGCTTACGGCACCTTGTTCGATGTCGGAGCCGCCGCCCGCCAAGCCGCCGCAGAACCGGATTTCGCCGCCATAAAAGACGACTGGATGGCCTTGGCCGAACATTGGCGCCAAAAACAGCTGTCCTATTCATGGCTGCGTGCCGTTGCAGGGGCGCATACGGATTTTTGGGAGGTTACCGAAAACGGGTTGGACTGGGCATTGGAAAAAACAGGCCATGCGCGCGATCCAGAATTGCGCGAACGCTTGCTGGCGCTTTATTGGGAATTACAGGCCTACCGCGAAGTGCCCGAGATGCTGACACGCCTAAAAGCTGCCGGATTGAACACCGCCATCCTGTCCAACGGATCGCCAGAGATGCTGGAAGGTGCTGTGCGCTCGGCTGGTATTGAAGGCGTGGTTGATGTGTCCCTGTCGGTACAAAGCGTTGGCATCTTCAAACCGGATTCCCGTGTTTACGATCTGGTTGGTGGCCATTTCGGGTGCGAAAAATCGGAAGTTTTGTTTGTGTCCTCCAACGGCTGGGACGCGGCGGCGGCGACGGGGTACGGGTTTACCACGGCGTGGGTCAACCGCGCTGGCGATCCGATGGACCGCCTGCCCTGGTCGCCGAAACATGTGTTGACGGATCTGACTGGCATTCCAGCGCTGGCAGGCATCTGA
- the fabA gene encoding bifunctional 3-hydroxydecanoyl-ACP dehydratase/trans-2-decenoyl-ACP isomerase, translating to MADYPTSFDKEALLKCAAGELFGPGNAQLPAPPMLMMDRITDVSGDGGAHGKGHITAEFDITPDLWFFDCHFPGNPIMPGCLGLDGLWQLTGFNLGWRGWQGRGYALGVGEVKLTGMVRPDRKMLTYKIDFTKAIQTRRLTMGVADGIVEADGEVIYQVKDMKVALSES from the coding sequence ATGGCCGACTATCCCACCAGCTTTGACAAGGAAGCACTGTTGAAATGCGCCGCCGGCGAATTGTTCGGCCCCGGTAATGCGCAGCTGCCCGCGCCACCGATGTTGATGATGGACCGGATCACGGACGTGTCCGGCGATGGCGGTGCACATGGCAAGGGTCATATCACTGCCGAATTCGATATCACCCCGGATTTGTGGTTCTTTGACTGCCATTTCCCCGGCAACCCGATCATGCCGGGCTGTCTGGGCCTCGATGGCTTGTGGCAACTGACCGGTTTTAACCTTGGCTGGCGCGGCTGGCAGGGGCGCGGTTACGCGCTGGGTGTGGGCGAGGTCAAATTGACCGGTATGGTCCGCCCTGACCGCAAGATGCTGACGTATAAGATTGACTTCACCAAGGCGATCCAGACCCGCCGCCTGACCATGGGTGTGGCCGACGGCATCGTCGAAGCTGACGGCGAAGTGATTTATCAGGTCAAAGACATGAAGGTCGCTCTTTCAGAGAGCTGA
- a CDS encoding SDR family oxidoreductase, with translation MTMNVLVAGSTGKTGTQLVKEIKQMGHNPVALVRESSDTSGLPDGVEQRLGDLTDLNDDVCADTDVVVFAAGSGSGTGQEMTDKVDRDGAKNLIDLAEKSGVSRFVMLSSIGADNPSQGGEMAHYLEAKHAADEHLKASSLNFSILRPVALTDDGRSDNITLGAEVDKSAEASRADVAHVLAEAAVNGTYDGKALDMQSA, from the coding sequence ATGACGATGAATGTACTTGTCGCCGGTTCAACCGGCAAAACCGGAACCCAGCTTGTAAAAGAAATCAAACAGATGGGTCATAACCCCGTCGCATTGGTGCGCGAGAGTTCTGACACCAGTGGTCTGCCTGATGGTGTCGAACAGCGCCTCGGCGATCTGACGGATCTCAATGATGATGTCTGTGCCGATACCGATGTGGTCGTATTCGCCGCAGGCTCTGGCAGCGGCACCGGACAGGAAATGACGGACAAGGTTGATCGTGACGGTGCCAAGAACCTGATTGATCTGGCTGAAAAGTCGGGTGTGTCCCGCTTTGTGATGCTCAGCTCGATCGGTGCAGACAACCCCAGCCAAGGGGGCGAAATGGCGCATTACCTTGAAGCGAAACACGCCGCAGATGAGCACCTCAAAGCGTCAAGCCTGAACTTCTCCATCTTGCGCCCCGTGGCGCTGACCGATGACGGGCGTAGCGACAACATTACGCTGGGTGCAGAGGTTGATAAATCCGCCGAGGCGAGCCGCGCAGATGTTGCACATGTTCTGGCCGAAGCTGCCGTGAACGGCACATATGACGGCAAGGCGCTGGATATGCAGTCGGCCTAG
- a CDS encoding threonine ammonia-lyase, which translates to MNIEMIRAAAKRIEGHARRTPLLNSPFLDEHAGRRVWVKAECLQHTGSFKFRGAWSALSALYPAIRAKGVIAFSSGNHAQGVALAAKKHGVSAVIVMPADSPALKLANTRAYGAEVITYDRATEDRDAIGERLSEERGLTLIKPFDEPQVIAGQGTCGLEIAAQAAEQGIENADVIVCCGGGGLTSGIALALEADAPTLRVRPAEPEGFEDVARSLASGKIERNAQLSGNICDAIITPQPGHITFPIMQRLCGSGLAVTEDEALRAMAHAWNRLKIVVEPGGAVALAAALFHADKIEGDDVIVTVSGGNVDAPMFARALETLT; encoded by the coding sequence ATGAACATCGAAATGATCCGCGCTGCGGCAAAACGGATTGAAGGGCACGCACGGCGCACGCCTTTACTGAATTCGCCGTTTCTCGACGAACACGCGGGGCGGCGCGTCTGGGTCAAGGCGGAATGCCTGCAACACACCGGCAGCTTCAAATTCCGCGGCGCATGGTCGGCGCTATCCGCGCTTTATCCGGCGATACGCGCCAAAGGGGTCATCGCCTTTTCCAGCGGGAATCACGCGCAGGGTGTGGCCTTGGCCGCCAAGAAACACGGCGTTTCGGCCGTCATCGTAATGCCAGCTGACAGCCCTGCCCTGAAACTGGCCAACACCCGCGCTTACGGGGCCGAAGTGATCACCTATGATCGCGCTACCGAAGACCGCGACGCGATCGGTGAACGGCTAAGCGAAGAGCGCGGCCTGACCTTGATCAAACCCTTTGACGAACCACAGGTGATCGCAGGGCAAGGTACTTGCGGGCTGGAAATCGCCGCGCAAGCCGCCGAACAAGGCATTGAAAACGCGGACGTTATCGTATGCTGCGGCGGGGGTGGTCTGACCTCCGGCATTGCCTTGGCACTTGAGGCTGACGCCCCTACCCTGCGCGTGCGCCCTGCAGAACCCGAAGGGTTCGAAGACGTGGCCCGCTCGCTTGCTTCTGGCAAAATCGAACGCAATGCACAGCTTTCGGGCAATATTTGCGATGCGATTATCACGCCGCAACCCGGTCATATCACCTTTCCCATCATGCAGCGGCTGTGCGGCAGCGGGCTGGCGGTTACCGAAGACGAGGCACTGCGCGCAATGGCCCATGCGTGGAACCGGTTGAAGATCGTTGTCGAACCCGGCGGGGCAGTCGCCCTCGCCGCCGCACTGTTTCATGCAGACAAGATTGAAGGTGACGATGTGATCGTCACTGTTTCGGGGGGCAACGTAGATGCACCAATGTTCGCCCGCGCCTTGGAGACCCTGACATGA
- the fabB gene encoding beta-ketoacyl-ACP synthase I — MKRVVVTGLGIVSSIGNNAEEVTAALKAGTSGIEASPEMTEHGFRSQVAGTLKINVADHIDKRTLRFMGQGAAYAYIAMQQAIADAGLDEETISNPRTGLIAGSGGPSTSAMKTAHDIVDKTGATKRIGPFAVPKCMSSTISANLSTAFKIKGINYSITSACSTSLHCIGSAAEQIMLGKQDVMFAGGGEELDWTLSCLFDAMGAMSSKYNDTPEKASRAFDANRDGFVITGGGGMVVLEDLDHALARGATIYAEVTGFAATSDGHDMVAPSGEGGTRAMQLALETLPEGRKVSYINAHGTSTPVGDVGEIEAVRRVFGQGSTPPVSSTKSMTGHGQGAAGAMEAIFCLLMLKDDFITPSINVETLDPALEASEIATTLVENAGLDSVMTNSFGFGGTNGSMILSKYKG; from the coding sequence ATGAAACGGGTCGTCGTCACAGGTCTTGGCATTGTTTCATCCATCGGGAACAACGCCGAAGAAGTCACAGCCGCGCTCAAAGCGGGTACATCAGGTATTGAAGCAAGCCCCGAGATGACGGAGCACGGTTTCCGCTCTCAGGTCGCAGGCACGCTCAAGATCAATGTCGCGGATCACATCGACAAACGTACCCTGCGTTTCATGGGACAAGGCGCGGCCTATGCCTATATCGCCATGCAGCAGGCCATTGCCGATGCAGGTCTGGACGAGGAAACAATCAGCAATCCGCGCACCGGACTCATTGCAGGTTCCGGCGGGCCCTCCACTTCTGCCATGAAGACAGCGCATGATATCGTTGACAAGACCGGTGCGACCAAGCGCATCGGGCCTTTTGCAGTACCGAAATGCATGTCCTCGACCATCAGCGCCAACCTTTCCACCGCGTTCAAGATCAAAGGGATCAACTATTCGATCACCTCGGCCTGCTCGACCTCGCTGCATTGCATCGGGTCCGCTGCGGAACAAATCATGCTGGGCAAACAGGATGTGATGTTTGCAGGTGGCGGTGAAGAACTGGACTGGACGCTGTCTTGTCTGTTCGACGCCATGGGCGCGATGAGTAGCAAATATAACGATACGCCAGAGAAAGCCTCCCGCGCTTTCGACGCCAACCGCGACGGCTTTGTGATCACCGGCGGTGGCGGCATGGTTGTGCTGGAAGACCTCGATCATGCGCTGGCGCGTGGAGCCACGATCTATGCCGAAGTGACCGGCTTTGCTGCCACATCCGACGGGCACGACATGGTCGCGCCGTCGGGCGAAGGCGGCACACGCGCCATGCAACTGGCATTAGAAACCCTGCCCGAAGGCCGCAAGGTCAGCTATATCAACGCGCACGGCACCTCGACCCCTGTAGGTGATGTGGGCGAGATCGAAGCAGTCCGCCGTGTATTTGGTCAAGGCAGCACACCACCTGTCAGCTCCACCAAGTCTATGACTGGCCACGGTCAGGGTGCTGCTGGGGCGATGGAAGCGATCTTCTGCTTGTTGATGCTCAAGGATGATTTCATCACACCGTCGATTAACGTCGAAACGCTCGATCCCGCGCTGGAAGCCTCCGAAATCGCCACGACGCTGGTCGAGAATGCGGGCCTCGATTCCGTGATGACTAATTCATTCGGATTTGGCGGCACCAACGGATCAATGATCCTGTCGAAATACAAAGGATAG
- a CDS encoding THUMP domain-containing class I SAM-dependent RNA methyltransferase, protein MNTADPFEIFLVCAPGLEPVLLQEVVEQGFTNPVAGAGGVTITGGWPDVWRANLNLRGAVRVLVRIGAFMAFHLAQLDKRARKFDWGAVLRADVPVRVQVTCKASKIYHAKAASERIERALTESHGITLSPEAEMMVKVRINDNQVTISLDTTGEALHIRGHKEAVGKAPMRENLAALMLRQCGYTGTEPLVDPMCGSGTFVIEAAEIAAGLQPGRSRGFAFQQLASFDPAIYETLRRTQTKTPHGLRFFGSDRDAGAVRNAAKNAERAGVSECTAFSCHGAAEVRPPAGPAGLVMVNPPYGGRIGNKKLLYALYGSFGATMLAEFKGWRVGMVTSEPALAKATGLPWKPQGPPIAHGGMKVWLWQTPALR, encoded by the coding sequence ATGAACACCGCTGATCCCTTTGAGATATTCCTCGTCTGCGCCCCCGGTCTCGAACCCGTCCTGTTGCAGGAAGTTGTTGAACAAGGGTTCACCAACCCCGTTGCGGGCGCCGGCGGCGTCACGATCACAGGGGGGTGGCCCGACGTGTGGCGCGCCAACCTGAACTTGCGTGGAGCTGTGCGCGTGCTGGTGCGGATCGGCGCGTTTATGGCCTTTCACCTTGCGCAGCTGGATAAACGTGCGCGCAAATTCGACTGGGGCGCAGTGCTGCGGGCCGATGTGCCTGTGCGGGTGCAAGTGACCTGTAAAGCCTCCAAAATCTATCACGCCAAGGCCGCGTCCGAACGGATCGAGCGGGCTTTGACAGAAAGCCATGGCATTACTCTGTCCCCCGAAGCCGAGATGATGGTGAAGGTACGGATCAACGACAATCAGGTGACAATCAGTCTGGATACAACCGGCGAGGCGCTGCATATCCGTGGCCACAAGGAAGCGGTTGGCAAAGCGCCGATGCGCGAAAACCTTGCGGCGCTGATGCTGCGCCAATGCGGTTATACAGGCACAGAGCCACTGGTCGACCCGATGTGCGGATCAGGCACCTTCGTGATCGAAGCTGCTGAAATCGCGGCAGGTTTGCAACCGGGACGCAGCCGCGGCTTTGCCTTTCAACAACTCGCTTCTTTTGATCCTGCAATTTACGAAACACTAAGGCGCACGCAGACAAAAACGCCGCATGGCTTGCGCTTTTTCGGCTCCGATCGCGACGCAGGCGCTGTGCGCAACGCCGCAAAGAATGCCGAACGCGCAGGAGTTTCAGAATGCACAGCCTTTTCCTGCCACGGCGCGGCAGAAGTGCGCCCGCCTGCAGGCCCGGCCGGTCTGGTCATGGTAAATCCACCCTACGGCGGGCGGATCGGCAATAAAAAACTTCTTTATGCGCTATACGGCTCCTTCGGCGCGACGATGCTGGCGGAGTTCAAAGGCTGGCGCGTGGGCATGGTAACGTCCGAACCGGCATTGGCAAAGGCCACCGGGCTGCCATGGAAACCCCAAGGGCCGCCGATTGCACATGGCGGCATGAAGGTCTGGCTGTGGCAGACCCCCGCGCTGCGCTAA
- a CDS encoding FKBP-type peptidyl-prolyl cis-trans isomerase: MTEVKSGDTVAIHYTGTLLDGTTFDSSQGRDPLEFEVGSGQIIPGLDVALPGMSVGDKKTVQIACADAYGPLNPEMRQAIPREGIPADLAIEVGTTLEMQTPDGQAMPVMVVELDEATVTLDANHPLAGKDLQFDIELMSISS, translated from the coding sequence ATGACTGAAGTTAAATCAGGCGACACAGTCGCTATCCACTATACCGGCACCTTGCTGGACGGCACGACCTTTGACAGTTCCCAAGGGCGCGACCCGCTGGAATTCGAAGTCGGTTCCGGCCAGATCATTCCCGGCCTTGACGTGGCGCTGCCGGGCATGAGCGTTGGTGACAAGAAAACGGTTCAGATCGCCTGTGCCGATGCCTATGGCCCGCTGAACCCTGAAATGCGTCAGGCCATCCCGCGCGAAGGCATTCCGGCAGATCTGGCCATCGAAGTGGGGACAACATTGGAAATGCAAACGCCGGACGGTCAGGCAATGCCGGTGATGGTTGTGGAACTGGATGAGGCGACGGTCACATTGGATGCCAATCACCCGCTGGCCGGTAAGGATTTGCAGTTTGACATCGAATTGATGTCGATCTCAAGTTAG
- the irrA gene encoding iron response transcriptional regulator IrrA has translation MTQTLQENGIRWLEQAGVRPTRQRVTLASLLVGDGQHRHVTAESLFEAAKGQGDAVSLATVYNTLRAFCGAGLLQEVTVDGSKSYFDTNTHEHPHFYWEDDSKLTDAPADQLVISGLPDAPAGAEIASVDVVIRLRRKGAAG, from the coding sequence ATGACGCAGACCCTTCAGGAAAACGGCATCCGCTGGCTGGAACAGGCCGGTGTGCGGCCGACCCGTCAACGGGTGACTTTGGCCAGCCTGCTGGTGGGGGACGGACAGCACCGTCACGTCACCGCCGAAAGCCTGTTCGAAGCGGCCAAGGGACAGGGCGATGCCGTGTCTTTGGCAACTGTTTACAACACGTTACGCGCCTTTTGCGGGGCGGGGTTGTTGCAGGAGGTGACAGTTGACGGTTCCAAAAGCTATTTTGACACCAACACCCATGAACATCCGCATTTCTATTGGGAAGACGACAGCAAATTGACCGATGCGCCTGCTGATCAACTGGTGATTTCGGGGCTCCCTGACGCGCCTGCGGGGGCGGAGATTGCCAGCGTCGATGTGGTAATCCGTCTGCGGCGCAAAGGGGCGGCGGGGTAA
- a CDS encoding enoyl-ACP reductase FabI, with amino-acid sequence MSDLLKGKRGLIMGVANERSIAWGIAKAMAKAGAELAFTYQGEAFGSRLKPLAESVGSDFMVDVDVTDDASLDAAFEQLGVRWPTIDFVVHAIAFSDKSELTGRFLNTSRANFKHSMDISAYSFIEVARRAHPMMVENGGTLMTLTYQGSNRVVPNYNVMGVAKAALESATRYLANDLGPEGIRVNAISPGPMKTLAGAAIGGARKTYKHTDQNAPMRSNATLEAVGGTAVYLASDAGACTTGEIIRVDGGFHVLGMPQQEFL; translated from the coding sequence ATGTCTGACCTGCTCAAAGGAAAACGCGGCCTGATTATGGGGGTCGCCAACGAACGCTCCATCGCTTGGGGCATCGCAAAAGCGATGGCCAAAGCCGGTGCGGAGCTGGCGTTCACCTATCAGGGCGAGGCTTTCGGCTCGCGGCTGAAACCGCTGGCTGAAAGTGTCGGGTCAGATTTCATGGTCGATGTCGACGTGACGGATGACGCGTCACTCGATGCCGCGTTCGAACAGTTAGGTGTCCGCTGGCCGACAATTGATTTTGTCGTCCACGCCATCGCGTTTTCGGATAAATCCGAGCTGACGGGGCGCTTTCTGAACACCAGCCGTGCGAATTTCAAGCATTCGATGGATATCTCTGCCTACAGCTTTATCGAAGTTGCACGCCGCGCCCATCCGATGATGGTTGAAAACGGCGGCACCTTGATGACGCTGACCTATCAGGGCAGCAACCGCGTTGTACCGAACTACAATGTGATGGGTGTGGCCAAGGCCGCGCTGGAAAGTGCCACACGCTATCTGGCAAATGATCTGGGCCCCGAAGGCATCCGCGTGAACGCCATTTCCCCCGGTCCGATGAAAACACTGGCCGGTGCGGCCATTGGTGGTGCGCGTAAAACCTACAAACACACCGACCAGAATGCTCCGATGCGCAGCAATGCGACTTTGGAAGCCGTGGGTGGTACTGCGGTTTATCTCGCCTCGGACGCCGGGGCTTGCACCACGGGTGAGATCATCCGCGTGGACGGCGGATTTCACGTTCTCGGCATGCCGCAGCAGGAGTTTCTGTAA